The segment GATCCTTATTTGTTGTTTTTTCAGAATGATTACTTGCATATGGATTTTCCACGTCGTGAAATTCTTAAATTGACACTCTATACGAGCTTACGTTACGTCTTAAATACCGTCATTTCATTAGGGATTATTTTCATCTTTTTTAGAGATAAATCCATTATAAAATTTTCTGTATTGGTTTATGTGGTGGCCTTTATTATTTTGTTAGGGTTCTTTCTATATTTCGTGATTCATCCAAGGCAAGAAGATTATTATTTATTCTTTAATTTCAGGAGATTTTTAATTCAACCTTTACTATTATTGTTGTTAGTGCCAGCCTTTTATTACTATAAAC is part of the Formosa sp. Hel1_31_208 genome and harbors:
- a CDS encoding exosortase F system-associated protein, yielding MRNPIIYLVLLVLFGFLVLIRVFENELFYDPYLLFFQNDYLHMDFPRREILKLTLYTSLRYVLNTVISLGIIFIFFRDKSIIKFSVLVYVVAFIILLGFFLYFVIHPRQEDYYLFFNFRRFLIQPLLLLLLVPAFYYYKLRQ